From Salvelinus sp. IW2-2015 linkage group LG2, ASM291031v2, whole genome shotgun sequence, one genomic window encodes:
- the LOC111978136 gene encoding P2Y purinoceptor 13 yields the protein MNGSQSNLSLKCVRDTSVTAVVFPCLYSALFLFALVLNCLAAWIFFNIRSTTTFVVYLKNVVVADLLMTLSIPVKVLXDAGVGSWRLRAFYXRYSAVLFYTTMYIRILLLGLISLDRYLKIVRPFGKCALQRVGVGQALSVAVWAVMVSLALPNAILSDRTPTLSGGRLKCTSLKGPDGMLWHEGFNYFCQVVFWGTLALMLFCYTFISRKVYESYKALRSGSNAASRRTKAKVFVVVVVFFICFAPFHFARVPYTLTQXRKIANQCWAQNALYVAKETTLWLCATNVCLDPLIYVFLCRVFRKRLTAMLNRKPLPQGALESPTATSTHLEMSQVVNNRMLDVSTA from the exons ATGAATGGCAGCCAATCAAACCTGTCTCTGAAGTGTGTGCGTGACACCAGTGTGACGGCGGTGGTCTTCCCCTGTCTCTACAGCGCCCTCTTCCTGTTTGCGCTGGTACTCAACTGCCTGGCTGCATGGATCTTCTTCAACATCCGTAGCACCACCACCTTCGTGGTCTACCTGAAGAACGTA GTGGTGGCAGACCTACTGATGACTCTGTCCATCCCGGTGAAGGTCCTCARGGACGCCGGCGTGGGCTCCTGGCGTCTGCGTGCGTTCTACTGRCGCTACTCTGCCGTCCTCTTCTACACCACCATGTACATCAGRATCCTGCTCCTGGGGCTCATCAGCCTGGACCGTTACCTCAAGATAGTCAGGCCCTTTGGGAAGTGCGCCCTCCAGAGGGTCGGAGTGGGACAGGCTTTGAGTGTGGCCGTCTGGGCTGTGATGGTMTCTCTGGCTCTGCCCAATGCCATTCTGAGTGACCGTACACCGACGCTCTCTGGCGGTCGGCTGAAGTGTACCTCTCTGAAGGGTCCGGACGGTATGCTGTGGCACGAGGGCTTCAACTACTTCTGCCAG GTGGTGTTCTGGGgaacactggctctgatgctgtTTTGTTACACCTTCATCAGTCGTAAAGTCTACGAGTCCTACAAAGCCTTGCGTAGTGGCTCCAACGCGGCTAGCCGCAGGACCAAGGCCAAAGTCTTCgtggtagtggtggtgttttTCATTTGTTTCGCCCCTTTTCATTTCGCCAGAGTGCCCTACACTCTCACCCAGARGCGAAAAATAGCCAACCAATGCTGGGCGCAGAACGCGCTCTACGTTGCCAAGGAGACCACTCTCTGGCTCTGTGCCACTAACGTGTGTCTGGACCCGCTGATCTATGTGTTCCTGTGCAGGGTGTTCCGGAAAAGATTGACAGCCATGCTCAATCGCAAGCCCCTCCCCCAGGGTGCTTTGGAGTCGCCCACGGCAACCTCTACACATTTGGAGATGTCACAGGTGGTGAATAACAGAATGTTGGATGTCAGTACGGCCTAG